The Desertifilum tharense IPPAS B-1220 nucleotide sequence GAACCCACGACGGCTTTAGATGTGATTACCCAAATGCAAATCTTGAATTTGCTGGCCGATTTAAGGCGGCAGTATGATTCTGCTATTTTGCTAGTGACTCACGATCTCGGTGTGATTGCTCAACTTGCTGATGAGGTGGCTGTGATGTATCAAGGTCAGTTTGTGGAATACGCACCCGTTGAGGAGTTATTCGATCGTCCTCAGCATCCTTACACGCGATCGCTACTGGCTTCGCGGTTAGTCGTTAGGAGGTGAGCTTTGGCGGTGTTATCCATTCAGAATGTGTCCAAAACCTATGAAGTTAGGCAGGGCTGGAGGGGACACAAACATATCGTGAAGGCGTTACAGAATGTTTCCCTCCAGGTTGAACCGGGTTGCTGTCTGGGAATTGTTGGGGAAAGTGGGGCGGGTAAAAGCACGTTGGGGCGGATGGTGTTAGGGCTGGAACGTCCAGATCGAGGCGAAATCTGGTTTCAAGGTCAGAATCTGAACCCGTCAAACCGAGGGCGATTATGGGCGATGCGTCGCGATCTGCAAGTCGTGTTTCAGGATAGTGTAAGTGCGGTGAATCCTCGCTTAACGATTCGTGAAATTGTGGCTGAACCCATCCAAAACTACCTCAAACTCTCGGTTTCAGAAACGACAAAAAAAGTGGAGCATCTGTTAGAAATTGTTGGACTCCGTGCCACAGATGCCGATCGATATCCTCATCAATTTAGTGGGGGGCAATTGCAGCGCATTACGATTGCTAGAGCGATCGCCTTAAATCCCAAACTCATTGTTTTGGATGAACCCGTTGCCAGCCTAGATATGACGATTCAAGCCCAGATTCTACATCTGCTGGCAGACCTCAAGCAACAGTTTGAGATCGCTTATTTGTTGATTTCCCACGATTTAGCGGCAGTCTCCTTTCTGGCGGATCGGCTGGCTGTGATGTATCAGGGGGAAATTGTGGAAATCTTAGACGATGCCAAGCAATTGTCCCAACTTCAG carries:
- a CDS encoding dipeptide/oligopeptide/nickel ABC transporter ATP-binding protein, with the protein product MLSIQNVSKTYEVRQGWRGHKHIVKALQNVSLQVEPGCCLGIVGESGAGKSTLGRMVLGLERPDRGEIWFQGQNLNPSNRGRLWAMRRDLQVVFQDSVSAVNPRLTIREIVAEPIQNYLKLSVSETTKKVEHLLEIVGLRATDADRYPHQFSGGQLQRITIARAIALNPKLIVLDEPVASLDMTIQAQILHLLADLKQQFEIAYLLISHDLAAVSFLADRLAVMYQGEIVEILDDAKQLSQLQHPYSQQLMAAQLPIHPRDRSLSSNEIRS